From one Rosa rugosa chromosome 4, drRosRugo1.1, whole genome shotgun sequence genomic stretch:
- the LOC133744712 gene encoding cysteine-rich receptor-like protein kinase 19 gives MSPKYAMRGMFSEKSDVYSFGVLVLEIISSKKNANFYLYDQQLGFLAYAWNLWNEDKRLELVDEILGDSYSSLEVLKCMHIGLLCVQDNAVDRPTMADIALMLSSEKDGSQPKLPVFTIQNSAYHP, from the exons ATGTCTCCGAAGTATGCCATGAGAGGGATGTTTTCTGAAAAATCTGATGTCTATAGCTTTGGGGTATTGGTCTTGGAGATTATTAGTAGCAAGAAGAATGCCAACTTCTATTTATATGACCAACAGCTAGGCTTTCTAGCCTAT GCATGGAACTTGTGGAATGAAGACAAGAGATTGGAGTTGGTAGATGAAATATTAGGCGATTCATATTCCTCATTGGAAGTACTAAAATGCATGCATATCGGGCTTCTGTGTGTACAAGACAATGCTGTGGATAGGCCAACCATGGCAGATATAGCTTTGATGTTAAGTAGTGAGAAAGATGGTTCACAACCTAAGCTGCCTGTATTCACTATCCAAAACTCAGCTTATCATCCTTAA